The Larimichthys crocea isolate SSNF chromosome XI, L_crocea_2.0, whole genome shotgun sequence genome has a segment encoding these proteins:
- the LOC104924692 gene encoding thyroxine 5-deiodinase-like, producing MTHDSGGVQMARALKHAALCLMLLPRFLLAAVMLWLLDFLCIRKKVLLKMGERQDSPDDPPVCVSDSNKMFTLESLRAVWYGQKLDFLKSAHLGRAAPNTEVMLVQERRQVRILDCMKGKRPLILNFGSCSUPPFMTRLAAFHRVVSQYADIADFLVVYIEEAHPSDGWVSSDAPYQIPKHRCLEDRLRAAQLMLTEVPGTNVVVDNMDNSSNAAYGAYFERLYIVRDERVVYQGGRGPEGYRISELRNWLEQYRNDLVNSNRTVLHV from the coding sequence ATGACGCACGACTCTGGCGGTGTCCAAATGGCGAGGGCGCTGAAACATGCAGCCCTGTgcctgatgctgctgccccgGTTCCTCCTGGCCGCCGTCATGCTTTGGCTCCTGGATTTCTTGTGCATTAGGAAAAAAGTGCTACTGAAAATGGGAGAGAGGCAGGACAGTCCGGACGACCCGCCGGTGTGCGTCTCTGACTCTAATAAGATGTTCACCTTGGAGTCCCTCAGGGCCGTGTGGTACGGCCAGAAACTGGACTTTCTCAAATCAGCGCACCTCGGACGCGCTGCGCCCAACACTGAGGTGATGCTGGTCCAGGAGCGGAGGCAGGTCCGGATCCTGGACTGCATGAAAGGGAAGAGACCGCTCATCCTTAACTTTGGCAGCTGCTCCTGACCGCCATTCATGACGCGCCTGGCGGCGTTTCACCGCGTCGTGAGCCAGTACGCAGACATTGCGGACTTTTTAGTTGTATATATCGAGGAGGCGCATCCGTCGGACGGCTGGGTGAGCTCGGACGCTCCGTATCAGATCCCCAAGCACCGCTGTTTGGAGGACAGACTGAGAGCAGCTCAGCTGATGCTCACCGAGGTGCCGGGGACCAACGTGGTGGTGGATAATATGGACAACTCATCCAACGCCGCGTACGGAGCCTACTTTGAGAGACTTTACATCGTGAGGGATGAGAGAGTGGTGTACCAGGGGGGCAGAGGTCCAGAGGGATACCGGATTTCCGAGCTTAGAAACTGGCTAGAGCAATACAGGAACGATCTGGTGAATTCCAATAGAACGGTGCTCCATGTgtag